A single region of the Geobacillus subterraneus genome encodes:
- the addB gene encoding helicase-exonuclease AddAB subunit AddB: MSLRFLLGRSGSGKTAFCLEEIRRQLQEDPKGRTVVYLVPEQMTFQCEYALIHTDGTEGMIRAQVFSFPRLAWRVLQETGGMNRYHVHDVGVQMMIRKIIEQRKQELKLFGRAAEKSGFVEQMHEMITECKRYCLTPDELRRHAGVLEGGSGQPGRRLLADKLSDVALVYEELERSLLGHYLDSEDYLRLLAEHIPRSGYLHGADIYIDGFHHFSPQEYMVIEQLLHRCRRVTVCLTADRPYDEGMPDELDLFYLPAQTYRQLRELALANDIMIEPPVVLSANRRHQDGALAHLEAQFHRRPLLPYEAETDAVRLYEAANRRAEIEAVAREIIRLVRDEEARYRDIALIIRQTEAYRDLVKTVFFDFDIPYFMDEKEPMHHHPLIELVRAALETVVTRWRYEAVFRAVKTDLLFPVDGDLAMWREAADKLENYVLAYGVKGEKWTSGERWTYRRYQALDGLNAPQTDEERQFEDKLNEWRDALAAPLRRLERRLRRAADGRGLCTALYLFLEELQIPKKLEQMSAQAEADGRLIEARQHEQAWNAVVDLLDQYVEMLGAEPLPLAEFAKIIEAGLDRLEFALVPPAIDQVIVAQLDRSRLIDVKYAFIIGANDGVIPAKAKEEGLMAEVEREQLRELGVTLAPGGREQLFYDPFFVYLALACPSRRLYVTYPLADGEGKALMPSPLIKQLVQLFPRVSVHLCGNDPFDAPEEKPEAFVTAPRATQTYLISQLRAWKRNYSIAPLWWDVYNVLISHPEWKGRVGQAVSALFYTNQAAALKKQWSRRLYGKKIQASVSRMEQFQKCPYAHFASHGLRLKERNVFRLEAPDVGQLFHAAIKQIADRVREQHLDWKKLSRSECERLSDEAVERIAPLIQQQVLSSSSRYEYMKRKLKNVVSRTAHVLSEHARASGFAPVGFELAFGPGGDLPPLRFQLRDGTVMELVGRIDRVDQAESSQGVLLRIIDYKSSAKTLDLTEVYYGLALQMFTYLDIVLTYAEQLVGKPALPAGVLYFHIHNPIIQARQWLDDEMELERKLLEPFRMRGLLLADAEAIRLMDSQAANGQWSLIVPAQLTKNGAIHSRSSVASASDFAALRQHVRRLFTDIGEQIADGVVSIAPYKLKNKTACEFCAFKPVCQFDEALPSNEYRKLAPQTKDAVIETLAEGKDEK, from the coding sequence ATGTCGCTGCGGTTTTTGCTTGGGCGGTCGGGAAGTGGAAAAACGGCTTTCTGCCTTGAAGAAATTCGCCGCCAGCTGCAGGAAGATCCAAAGGGAAGGACGGTCGTCTATCTTGTCCCGGAACAAATGACGTTTCAATGTGAATACGCGCTAATACATACGGACGGAACAGAAGGGATGATCCGCGCCCAAGTGTTCAGCTTCCCGCGTCTCGCCTGGCGCGTGCTGCAAGAAACAGGAGGCATGAACCGTTACCACGTTCACGACGTTGGCGTGCAGATGATGATTCGAAAAATTATTGAACAGCGCAAACAAGAGCTGAAGCTGTTTGGACGTGCGGCAGAGAAAAGCGGTTTTGTCGAACAGATGCACGAGATGATCACAGAATGCAAGCGGTATTGCTTGACGCCGGATGAACTCCGCCGCCATGCCGGCGTGCTCGAGGGCGGATCAGGCCAGCCCGGCCGCCGGCTGCTAGCCGATAAGTTAAGCGATGTGGCGCTCGTTTATGAGGAGTTGGAACGAAGTCTTCTCGGCCATTATCTTGACTCAGAAGATTATTTGCGCCTGCTCGCCGAGCACATCCCCCGCTCCGGCTACTTGCACGGCGCCGACATTTATATCGACGGCTTTCATCATTTTTCCCCACAAGAATATATGGTTATTGAACAGCTGCTTCACCGCTGCCGGCGCGTCACCGTGTGCTTGACGGCTGACCGCCCTTACGATGAAGGGATGCCGGATGAGCTCGATCTTTTTTACTTGCCGGCGCAGACGTACCGCCAGTTGCGCGAGCTCGCTTTGGCCAATGATATTATGATCGAGCCGCCGGTCGTGCTTTCCGCAAACCGCCGCCATCAAGACGGGGCGCTCGCCCATCTTGAAGCGCAGTTTCACCGCCGTCCGCTGTTGCCGTATGAAGCGGAGACCGATGCGGTCCGCCTTTACGAGGCAGCCAACCGCCGCGCGGAAATCGAAGCGGTCGCCCGGGAAATCATCCGCCTCGTCCGCGATGAAGAGGCGCGCTATCGCGACATTGCGCTTATCATCCGCCAGACAGAAGCGTATCGCGACCTTGTGAAAACAGTGTTTTTTGACTTTGACATCCCGTATTTTATGGATGAAAAAGAGCCGATGCATCATCACCCGCTCATTGAACTCGTGCGCGCTGCTTTGGAGACGGTAGTGACGCGCTGGCGTTATGAGGCGGTTTTTCGTGCTGTCAAAACGGATTTGCTCTTTCCGGTTGACGGTGACTTGGCCATGTGGCGCGAGGCGGCTGACAAGCTCGAAAACTATGTGCTCGCCTATGGGGTGAAAGGCGAAAAGTGGACAAGCGGTGAACGTTGGACATACCGGCGCTATCAGGCGCTTGACGGGCTGAATGCGCCGCAGACGGATGAGGAGCGGCAGTTTGAGGACAAGCTTAATGAATGGCGTGACGCGCTGGCGGCCCCGCTCCGCCGGCTTGAGCGCCGTCTGCGCCGGGCTGCCGACGGGCGCGGTCTTTGCACGGCGTTATATCTCTTTTTAGAAGAGTTGCAAATTCCGAAAAAACTAGAACAAATGAGCGCGCAGGCGGAAGCGGACGGACGCCTTATCGAAGCGCGCCAGCACGAACAAGCGTGGAATGCGGTCGTCGACTTGCTCGACCAATACGTCGAAATGCTCGGGGCGGAACCGCTGCCGCTTGCCGAGTTTGCCAAAATTATCGAAGCCGGGCTCGACCGGCTGGAATTCGCCCTCGTTCCGCCAGCGATCGACCAAGTGATCGTCGCCCAGCTCGACCGTTCGCGCTTGATTGATGTCAAGTATGCGTTTATCATCGGCGCCAATGACGGCGTCATCCCGGCTAAAGCGAAAGAAGAAGGACTCATGGCCGAGGTTGAGCGGGAGCAATTGCGCGAACTCGGGGTAACGCTTGCGCCGGGAGGGCGGGAGCAGCTGTTTTACGATCCGTTTTTTGTTTACTTGGCTCTTGCCTGTCCGAGCCGACGGCTATACGTTACATATCCGCTTGCCGATGGCGAGGGGAAAGCGCTCATGCCGTCCCCGCTCATCAAGCAGCTCGTTCAATTGTTTCCACGTGTATCTGTTCATTTATGCGGCAATGATCCGTTCGATGCCCCCGAAGAGAAGCCGGAGGCGTTTGTCACCGCGCCGCGGGCGACACAGACGTATCTCATCAGCCAGCTGCGGGCGTGGAAGCGAAATTACAGCATCGCTCCGCTTTGGTGGGATGTATATAATGTGCTGATCAGTCATCCGGAATGGAAGGGGCGAGTAGGGCAGGCGGTGTCAGCGCTATTTTATACGAATCAGGCGGCGGCGCTCAAAAAACAATGGAGCCGGCGGCTGTACGGAAAAAAAATTCAGGCGAGCGTCTCGCGCATGGAGCAGTTTCAAAAATGCCCGTACGCTCATTTCGCCTCACACGGGCTGCGCTTGAAAGAGCGGAACGTCTTCCGCCTTGAGGCACCGGATGTCGGGCAATTGTTCCATGCGGCCATCAAGCAAATTGCCGACCGAGTGCGTGAACAGCATCTTGACTGGAAAAAGCTATCCAGATCGGAATGCGAGCGGCTGTCGGATGAGGCAGTCGAGCGGATCGCCCCGCTCATCCAGCAACAAGTGTTATCGAGCTCGAGCCGCTATGAATATATGAAACGGAAGCTGAAAAACGTTGTCTCTCGCACGGCGCACGTATTGAGCGAACATGCGCGGGCGAGCGGCTTTGCCCCGGTCGGATTTGAGTTGGCGTTCGGACCGGGCGGCGACTTGCCGCCGCTTCGCTTTCAGCTTCGCGATGGAACGGTGATGGAGCTTGTCGGGCGGATCGACCGCGTAGATCAGGCGGAAAGCAGCCAAGGCGTGCTCCTTCGCATCATCGATTACAAATCGAGCGCCAAAACGCTCGATTTGACGGAAGTTTATTACGGTTTAGCGCTGCAAATGTTCACGTATCTTGATATTGTGCTGACGTATGCTGAACAGCTTGTCGGCAAGCCAGCGTTGCCGGCCGGGGTGCTTTATTTTCATATTCACAATCCGATCATTCAAGCACGGCAATGGCTGGACGACGAAATGGAACTGGAGAGAAAGCTGCTTGAACCGTTTCGGATGCGCGGGCTGCTGCTTGCCGATGCCGAGGCGATCCGGCTGATGGACAGCCAAGCAGCAAACGGGCAATGGTCGCTTATTGTGCCCGCTCAGCTAACAAAAAACGGGGCGATCCACTCGCGTTCTTCGGTGGCCAGCGCCTCTGATTTTGCTGCGCTCCGTCAACATGTTCGCCGCTTGTTTACCGACATCGGCGAACAGATCGCCGACGGTGTCGTATCCATCGCCCCGTATAAGCTGAAAAACAAAACGGCGTGCGAGTTTTGCGCCTTTAAGCCAGTATGTCAATTCGATGAGGCGTTGCCTAGCAACGAATATCGGAAGCTTGCTCCGCAGACGAAGGATGCGGTGATCGAAACATTAGCGGAAGGGAAGGACGAAAAGTGA
- the lepB gene encoding signal peptidase I: MAAICFIAALRFFVFSSYMVEGKSMMPTLQSGNLLIVNKLRYEIGSIHRFDIVVFHANQKKDYVKRVIGLPGDRIEYKNDILYINGKQVEEPYLRPYKQTLISGKLTGDFTLEEVTGEKRVPAGCIFVLGDNRLGSWDSRHFGFVKISQVVGKVDLRYWPFGQFAFRF, translated from the coding sequence CTGGCCGCCATTTGCTTCATCGCTGCGCTCCGTTTTTTTGTTTTCAGCAGCTATATGGTAGAGGGAAAATCGATGATGCCGACGCTGCAAAGCGGCAATTTGCTCATTGTCAATAAGCTGCGTTACGAAATCGGGTCGATCCACCGATTCGACATTGTCGTTTTTCATGCCAACCAAAAGAAAGATTATGTAAAACGGGTGATCGGGCTGCCAGGGGATCGAATTGAATATAAAAACGATATATTGTATATCAATGGAAAACAAGTGGAGGAACCGTATTTGCGGCCGTATAAGCAAACATTGATCAGCGGCAAGCTGACGGGCGATTTTACCCTTGAAGAGGTAACTGGGGAAAAACGGGTGCCGGCCGGCTGCATTTTCGTCCTCGGCGACAATCGGCTCGGCAGCTGGGACAGCCGCCATTTCGGCTTTGTCAAAATCAGCCAAGTCGTCGGTAAGGTCGACCTCCGTTATTGGCCGTTTGGACAGTTTGCTTTCCGCTTCTAG
- a CDS encoding TVP38/TMEM64 family protein: protein MNMETLKQWFTLDHVLSLLEHYRSFGVFPGIAATLLESFFPILPMVVFVMANAAAFGLWKGFFISWLGASLGSLIVFWLTRRIGQQRFFRFVRRHQKVRRFMHWIERHGFGPLFLLYCFPFTPSALVNIVAGLSGISRQQFVLAVLLGKMIMIFTISFIGYDIVALVRQPLRTAGIAAVVLLLWYAGKRVEARFSLTEKQSSEGGGE from the coding sequence ATGAATATGGAAACGCTCAAACAATGGTTCACGCTCGATCACGTGCTTTCCTTGCTTGAACATTACCGCTCATTTGGCGTGTTTCCCGGCATTGCCGCGACGCTGCTCGAGTCGTTTTTTCCGATTTTGCCGATGGTCGTTTTTGTGATGGCGAACGCCGCTGCATTCGGATTGTGGAAAGGGTTTTTCATTTCATGGCTCGGCGCCTCGCTCGGTTCGCTCATCGTGTTTTGGCTGACGCGAAGAATCGGCCAGCAGCGTTTCTTTCGTTTTGTCCGCCGCCACCAAAAAGTCCGCCGGTTCATGCACTGGATCGAACGGCACGGATTTGGCCCGCTGTTTTTGCTTTATTGTTTCCCTTTCACCCCATCGGCGCTCGTCAATATTGTCGCCGGGCTGTCGGGCATCAGCCGCCAGCAGTTTGTGCTCGCGGTGTTGCTCGGAAAGATGATCATGATTTTTACAATCAGTTTTATCGGCTATGACATCGTGGCGCTCGTTCGGCAGCCGTTGCGCACGGCTGGCATTGCCGCGGTCGTCTTGTTGCTTTGGTACGCAGGAAAACGGGTAGAGGCGAGATTTTCGCTGACGGAAAAACAAAGCAGCGAGGGGGGCGGGGAGTGA
- a CDS encoding competence protein ComK, whose product MKVNEFIVLKHFVVSRYTMAILPYLLNSDVYAKVIEEDGEYIVKKTPTDIIKHSCDYYGCSFQGRKEGTKALIGITHKAPIAIEPANGIYVFPTSSPRDSGCVWLSHMHVYQYEPAKYERTVVYFRNGKSVSLDVSYKSFVNQLYRTAQLRTKLADRMEARERKLQYLFRMQQEKDVTEHE is encoded by the coding sequence ATGAAAGTGAATGAGTTTATCGTGTTGAAACATTTCGTCGTGAGCCGTTATACTATGGCGATTCTCCCGTACCTGTTGAACAGTGATGTCTATGCAAAGGTCATTGAGGAAGACGGCGAATATATTGTCAAAAAAACGCCAACCGATATCATTAAACATAGCTGCGACTATTACGGCTGCAGCTTCCAAGGCAGAAAAGAAGGAACAAAGGCGTTGATCGGCATCACCCACAAAGCGCCGATTGCCATCGAACCGGCCAATGGAATTTACGTCTTCCCGACTTCTTCCCCAAGAGATTCCGGCTGCGTTTGGCTGTCCCATATGCACGTCTATCAGTATGAACCTGCCAAATATGAGCGAACCGTCGTCTATTTCCGCAATGGAAAAAGCGTATCCCTCGATGTTTCCTATAAATCCTTTGTCAATCAATTATATCGAACAGCCCAACTGCGGACGAAATTGGCGGATCGAATGGAGGCGAGAGAACGCAAACTCCAATACCTATTCCGCATGCAGCAGGAAAAAGATGTGACAGAGCATGAATGA
- the aceA gene encoding isocitrate lyase yields MASFAERVRQLEESWKNEERWKGVTRPYSAEDVIKLRGSLDIEHTLARRGAEKLWQLLNTEDYVHALGALTGNQAVQQVKAGLKAIYLSGWQVAADANLAGHMYPDQSLYPSNSVPHVVKRINQALQRADQIQYLEGSGDVDYFVPIVADAEAGFGGQLNVFELMKAMIEAGAAGVHFEDQLSSEKKCGHLGGKVLLPTQTAVRNLIAARLAADVMGVPTVLIARTDANAADLITSDIDPRDQQFITGERTSEGFYRTRAGLDQAIARGLAYAPYADLIWCETSEPNLEEARRFAEAIHEQFPGKLLAYNCSPSFNWKKKLDDETIAKFQQELGKMGYKFQFVTLAGFHALNYSMFELARGYKERGMAAYAELQQAEFAAEKYGYTATRHQREVGTGYFDEVAQVISGGQSSTVALKGSTEEEQFTTA; encoded by the coding sequence ATGGCGTCATTTGCTGAACGTGTCCGACAATTAGAGGAAAGCTGGAAAAATGAAGAGCGTTGGAAAGGCGTTACCCGCCCGTACAGCGCTGAAGATGTCATTAAACTGCGCGGCTCGCTTGATATTGAGCATACGCTCGCTCGGCGCGGAGCCGAGAAGTTATGGCAGCTGTTAAATACGGAAGATTACGTTCATGCACTCGGTGCGCTGACTGGAAATCAAGCGGTGCAACAAGTGAAAGCAGGGCTGAAAGCCATTTATTTAAGCGGCTGGCAGGTGGCGGCCGACGCCAACCTCGCGGGGCACATGTATCCGGACCAAAGCTTGTATCCGTCCAACAGCGTTCCACATGTTGTCAAACGCATTAACCAGGCGTTGCAACGCGCAGATCAAATCCAATATTTAGAGGGCAGCGGCGATGTCGACTATTTTGTGCCGATCGTTGCTGATGCGGAGGCTGGATTCGGCGGCCAGCTGAACGTGTTTGAGCTCATGAAAGCGATGATTGAAGCGGGAGCGGCTGGCGTCCATTTCGAAGATCAGCTGTCGTCAGAGAAAAAATGCGGCCATTTAGGCGGCAAAGTGCTCTTGCCGACGCAAACGGCGGTGCGCAACTTGATCGCCGCGCGGCTTGCCGCTGACGTCATGGGTGTCCCGACGGTGCTCATTGCCCGCACCGATGCCAATGCTGCTGACTTGATCACAAGCGACATTGACCCGCGCGATCAACAGTTTATTACCGGCGAACGGACGTCGGAAGGGTTTTATCGCACGCGGGCAGGTCTCGACCAGGCGATCGCTCGTGGGCTTGCCTACGCGCCGTATGCCGACCTTATTTGGTGCGAAACGAGCGAACCGAATTTGGAGGAAGCACGCCGGTTCGCGGAAGCGATTCACGAGCAATTTCCAGGCAAGCTGCTTGCGTACAACTGTTCGCCGTCGTTTAACTGGAAGAAAAAACTGGACGACGAGACAATCGCCAAATTCCAGCAAGAGCTCGGTAAAATGGGATACAAGTTCCAATTCGTCACTCTCGCCGGCTTCCATGCGCTCAACTACAGCATGTTTGAGTTGGCGCGCGGCTACAAAGAGAGAGGCATGGCGGCATACGCTGAACTGCAGCAAGCTGAATTTGCCGCCGAAAAGTACGGCTACACAGCCACGCGCCATCAGCGCGAAGTCGGTACCGGCTACTTCGATGAGGTCGCCCAAGTGATCTCTGGCGGCCAATCGTCCACCGTCGCCTTAAAAGGATCAACCGAAGAGGAGCAGTTTACAACTGCTTAA
- a CDS encoding SCO family protein → MKKWYMIAASLVLVGIGAGIFYFAVYKPSAMRLPDDVTMETAWGAPYSFDDLPPKVRLVEFIYTNCPDICPNTTMQMAKLRDRLQKAGVFGRDVEFVTITIDPARDTKEKLQTYANTFGVTGDGQGWVFLRGSEVATKATADAFNFQYRDPGNGMIVHTSLAYLLNRDGRVIEQIDMGGASRFRVDEVYKTIMDELS, encoded by the coding sequence ATGAAAAAATGGTATATGATCGCCGCATCGCTTGTGCTCGTTGGCATCGGTGCCGGCATCTTTTACTTCGCCGTCTACAAGCCGTCTGCTATGCGTCTGCCGGATGACGTGACGATGGAAACAGCGTGGGGAGCTCCTTATTCCTTTGACGACTTGCCGCCAAAAGTTCGACTCGTCGAATTCATCTATACGAACTGCCCGGATATTTGCCCAAATACGACGATGCAGATGGCAAAGCTGCGCGACCGGCTGCAAAAAGCCGGAGTGTTCGGGCGCGATGTGGAATTCGTCACGATCACTATTGACCCCGCGCGCGACACGAAAGAAAAACTGCAAACATACGCAAATACGTTTGGGGTGACTGGCGATGGGCAAGGATGGGTGTTTTTGCGCGGCAGCGAAGTAGCGACAAAAGCGACGGCAGACGCTTTCAACTTCCAATACCGTGACCCGGGAAACGGCATGATTGTGCATACGTCGCTCGCTTACTTGCTCAATCGGGACGGACGGGTCATCGAACAGATCGACATGGGGGGAGCGTCACGATTTCGTGTTGATGAAGTATACAAAACGATTATGGATGAATTGTCGTGA
- a CDS encoding AzlD domain-containing protein has protein sequence MNNAIVWMILGMGIVTYLPRMLPLVLLGRVQLPPFWQGVLKNVPYAALGALIIPDIFFIQDDILFGVIGFAAAVTAAWLGANVIVVVLAAVVVLSCYSMLM, from the coding sequence ATGAATAACGCGATCGTTTGGATGATTCTCGGCATGGGGATCGTCACGTATTTGCCGCGCATGTTGCCGCTCGTGCTGCTTGGGCGCGTCCAGCTGCCGCCGTTTTGGCAAGGGGTGCTGAAAAATGTGCCGTATGCTGCACTTGGCGCGCTGATTATCCCTGATATTTTTTTCATTCAAGACGACATTCTCTTTGGGGTGATCGGTTTTGCGGCGGCGGTGACTGCCGCCTGGCTCGGTGCGAATGTTATTGTTGTCGTGCTTGCTGCGGTTGTGGTGCTTAGTTGCTATTCGATGCTGATGTAA